From a single Pseudoliparis swirei isolate HS2019 ecotype Mariana Trench chromosome 12, NWPU_hadal_v1, whole genome shotgun sequence genomic region:
- the LOC130202697 gene encoding thyroxine 5-deiodinase-like: protein MPDSARALKHAALCLMLLPRFLLAAVMLWFLDFLCIRKKVLLKMRERQDDPDDPPMCVSDSNRMFTLESLRAVWYGQKLDFLKSAHLGRAAPNTEVMLLQERRRVQILDCVRGKRPLILNFGSCSUPPFMTRLTAFQRVVSRYADIADSVVVYIEEAHPSDGWVSSDAPYQIPKHRCLEDRLSAARLMLAEVPGSNVVVDNMDNSSNAAYGAYFERIYVVRDERVVYQGGRGPEGYRISELTDWLEQYRDEMAHSQTAVLHV from the coding sequence ATGCCCGACTCCGCGAGGGCGCTGAAGCACGCAGCCCTGTGCCTGATGCTGCTGCCCCGGTTCCTGCTGGCCGCCGTCATGCTCTGGTTCCTGGATTTTTTGTGCATAAGGAAAAAAGTGCTGTTGAAAATGAGAGAGCGACAGGACGACCCGGACGACCCGCCGATGTGCGTCTCGGACTCCAATCGGATGTTCACCttggagtccctccgggccgtGTGGTACGGCCAGAAATTGGACTTTCTCAAATCGGCGCACCTCGGACGCGCGGCGCCCAACACCGAGGTGATGCTGCTCCAGGAGCGGCGGCGGGTCCAGATCCTGGACTGCGTGCGAGGGAAGAGACCCCTCATCCTCAACTTCGGCAGCTGCTCCTGACCGCCGTTCATGACGCGGCTGACGGCGTTCCAGCGCGTCGTCAGCCGGTACGCGGACATTGCGGACTCTGTGGTGGTGTACATCGAGGAGGCGCATCCGTCGGACGGCTGGGTGAGCTCGGACGCGCCGTATCAGATCCCCAAGCACCGCTGCTTGGAGGACCGACTCAGCGCCGCGCGGCTGATGCTCGCCGAGGTGCCCGGCAGCAACGTGGTGgtggacaacatggacaactCGTCCAACGCCGCGTACGGAGCCTACTTTGAGAGAATTTACGTGGTGAGGGACGAGAGGGTGGTGTACCAGGGGGGCAGGGGTCCGGAGGGGTACCGGATTTCAGAGCTCACCGACTGGCTGGAGCAATACAGGGACGAGATGGCGCATTCCCAAACAGCGGTGCTCCATGTGTAG